A region of the Fusobacterium simiae genome:
ATAAGGGAATTCCTGAAATATTTGAAAAGACAAAAGAAATAATTAAGCAAAATTCTACTTTTCAAGAATATAATATCAAAGTAGAACATTATATTGTTAGTACAGGAATGAAAAATATGATAGAAGGCTCTACAATTAAAAAGCATGTTGATGGTATCTGGGGTTGTGAGTTAATACAATCTTTAGATGAAAATGGAAATTTTGAAATAAGTGAAATAGGATATACTATTGATAATACTTCAAAAACAAGGGCTATATTTGAAATAAATAAAGGTATTAATAAAAATCCTGAATACGATGTTAATGCAAAAATTAAAGAAGGAAATAGAAGAGTTCTATTTAAAAATATGATATATATTGCAGATGGACCTAGTGATGTACCTGCTTTTTCATTGATAAAAAAAGGAGGAGGCTCAACCTTTGCTATTTATCCAAAATCTGACCTTAAAGCATTCCAACAAGTAGAAAAATTAAGAGAAGATAATAGAGTTGATATGTATGCAGAAGCTGATTATTCTGAAGGAACAACTACATATATGTGGATTACTAATAAGATCGAAGAATTGGCTCAAAATATAGTAAATGAAGAAAAAAGTAAGCTAGAAGCTTCTATTTCTGATTCTCCTAAACATTTGACTTAATTTTTACAGTTGACTTTCTCAACTTCTAAGTATATACAAAAATGAAGGAGGTTTATTATGACACTATTAAGTACAATTTCTAAATGGGGAAATGGGCAAGGAATAAGATTACCAAAAACACTTTTAGATCTTTTAAAATGGGAAAATAATGATAAATTAGAAATAATTGTAGAAGATGAAAATATAAGAATTAAAAAAATAACTCCATCAAAAAAAAGAAAAAATATTAAAGAACTTTTTGCTAATTATGAAAAAGAATATAAAACACAAGAAATTGATTGGGGAGAACCAGAAGGTAAAGAAATATGGTAAAACAAGGTGATATAATTAAAATAAATTTTAATCCTCAAGCTGGACATGAACAAGCTGGTTATAGACCAGCTGTTATAGTAAGTAATGATTTCTTTAATAAAAAAACAAATTTAACTATTGTTTGTCCTATTACTAATACTATCAGTGATTTTCCACTTCATGTAAAATTAGATGAAAGAACAACTACAACAGGTGTTATTCTATGTGAATATTTAAAAGCATTAGATATAAATAAAAGAACATATAAAATTATAGAACCCTTACCCAAAGATATTTTAGAACAAGTTATTGATATTATATTTGCAGAAATTGAAATTGAAAATTAAGGAGCTATTAATTAGCTCCCTTACTCAATATTTCTTCTACTTTCTTTTGTAAGTCCTCAACAGAGTGCTTTCTACTTCTGCCACATTCTTGAGCCTGTTCCTCACAAATTAAACATTTTCTAAAAGATTTTCTTGATAACTTTTCAAAATCTACATCAATAACATCTATATCAAACAATCTTCCTAGTTCTGAATTTTCCTCAATAGTAACAGTGATATCTTTTATCTTTTCAGCTGATGAATTAGCAGAAACAAATAATTCATTTCCAGTATTTTCATTAAGTTCTTGAATTTCTAAAATTTCTATATTATTTTCTTTTAATTTTTCTAAGATTAAATTTTTTCCAATATCAAAAGCATTTTTTATTTCATTATTTGTTTTAATTGGACCTGGAATATTCATAGTAAAAGATATTACAGGTAAATTATATTTTTTTATCATTTCATTTTGTATAGCTACTCTTTTTTCACGACTTAAGAGAACTTCATCAATTCCAACTTCTATACCTTGCATAGTATCCCCCTTCTTAGTAATGAACAACATTATCTTGTGAACGAATTTTATCTATAACAGCCTTTGCTTCATCACTTAAAAAATAATTATAAGTAGTTTCTGGAACAAGATTTTTTAAATCTTCTAAATTTCCATTTTTTATTATTTGCCTAACTGTTGAAGCACTTATAACATTATCAGAATATTTTTTTCTAGGTACTACTATACATTCTATATTATTTTCTGGTAATTTTTTTAACATAGTTTGATTATAGATATTTGTTACCAAACTATTAGGCTCTTCTCCTACATAACGCCTATTGATATTTAAAACCTTAGCAATCTTAGTAAAAACTTCAATATCTAAATTGGCCTGACTTTCTATTACAGCAACTTCATCTTTTTGAAAATAACTTGGGAATGTTGCACTACTCATTATATAATCTCCTGTTTCATGATAACATATATTTTTTAAATGCTTAGTTCCTTCAATAACAAGTTTTTTTCTAACTTCAAAAGGAACTAAACTACTATCATCACTAACTATAAATAGATGTAGTACATCATTTTCACTTGAAGCTTTTTCAACCAAATATTGATGTCCCAAAGTAAAAGGATTAGCATTCATAATAAGAGAAGCTATATTTTTACCCTCTTTCATATCTTTTTTAAGATTATCTAAATAATCAGAAAAACCAGTTCTTTTATTTTCCATAAATACAATTTGATTTTCTATATTTACAATTTCAAAAAAACCTAAATCTTTAAAAAATTTCATAGATTTATTTTTTGTATATAAAAATAAATGAGTTAAACCTCTTGAAAATTCATAATCTACAAGGTGAGTAACAATTTGATTCATAAGCCCTTCACCTTGATGAGAATTGTCAACAGCAAGGCATCTCAAAGTATTTTTAAAACAACTTCCAGTTGCAATAATATTCATATCATCATCAAACATAGCACAAGTATAATCTAAATTAGCATCTTTTCTAATTTCCTCTTTGGCTAATAACTCATCTATTAATTTAAGACTTCTTTTATCATTTGGGTATATTTTTGAAATAGTCATTTTTCCTCCTCATTTTCTATTTTGAATGATTTTTATAAACTCTCTAACTTGTGGTAATTTTGATACAGAATTTGAATACAATAGATAAGTTGAACGAGTGAAAGCCTCTCCATTTTTAAATACCAAAGGTTTAATTTGTCCTTTAAAATTTTTTAAACATATCTCTGGAACTATTGCCCAGCCAAGCCCTTGATTTACCATTTCAACACAGGTATTTATATTATCTACATATATTCCGTCTTTTTTTATTTTTAAATCATTTTCTCTTAACCACTGAGCCATTTCTCTTTCAAAGGTTATATCTGTTCTTCTCCCAATATATTGAAAATCTGATAAATCTTTTCCTATATCTTGATTGTTATAGATAAGACAGATATTTTCTTCTTCAAGTAAAATCTTATTTTCATTCCAAGGAAACTCTCCTCTTACAACAGCAATATCAACTTCTCCATTCGCAATTTTTAAAAATATATTTCTACTATATTCTGTTGTGATGTGTGTTGTTACATTAGGAAATTTTTTCTTATATTCACTTAAAATTTGAGGTAAATTATATTGTGAATAATTAATTGAAATACCAGCTTTTAATGTTCCTGAAACAACTTTACTTCCTTCTTTTAAATCTATTCTCATAAGTTCTAATTGTTTTTTTGCCTCTTGGGTATAGTGTAAAACTTTTTCTCCCTCTGATGTAAAATGTATTCCTTGCCTTGAACGAATCATAAGGGTTACTCCAAGTTCTTCTTCAATAGCTATTATTCTTTTTGATAGAGCAGATTGGTTTATATAGAGTAAATCTGCTGCATGAGTTATATTTTTAGTTTTATTTAAAACTTCTAAAATTTCAAAATCTCTTTCAGTCATATCTCACCAACCTATTATTTTTAAATTATAATTAAATATCTTTACTAAAAAAATTTAGCTAGTAATGAACTATTTTTTACTTCATTCATTTATTTGCAACAGCTCACTTTTAGAATAAACTTTTTATTATTATATCATTCAATTTTAAAATTTAAAAATAATTTATTCATTCTTTTTTGGAATTGATATTTAAGAGAATAATGCTTTTTACTTTTATTTCAATATTATTTATAATAAATTAAAAATAAAAGTAATTAAAATTAAAAAAGGAGTGGTGTATATGGAAATTAAAAAAGTTGCTCTTGCTGGAACTTTGGAATCTAGTGATGTACAAGTTACTGTTGAACCTTTTAATAAAGGAGTCAATTTTTCATTAGAAAGTAGTGTTATGAATCAATATGGTCAACAAATTAAAGATACAGTATTAGAAACTCTTGATAGATTAGGGGTAAAAAATGTAAAAATAAATGTAATAGACAAAGGTGCATTAGATTGCACTATCAAAGCCAGAGTTGAATGTGCTGTACTTAGAGCTTGTGAAGCTTCTGATAAGAATATTGCTTGGGGAGGAATGATAAAATGATTACTAGAAAGAAACCTGAAAAATTTCGTTTACGTAGAACTATGATGTTTATGAATGCTCAAAAGCCTAGTTTAATAAAAGATGCCTATATATATGGTTGTGACAGTATCATAATGGACTTAGAAGATGCTGTTGCTGAAAATCAAAAAGATGCTGCTAGATTTTCTCTATATCATGCTTTAAAAACTATTGACTATGGAGATACAGAAGTTATTGTCAGAATAAATGGTTTAGATACTCCTCATTGGCAAGAAGATATTCGTTGTGTTGTAGCAGCTGGTGCTGATGGAATTCGTATAGCTAAGTGTGAAAGTGCTGAAGATGTTAAGTTAGTTGAAAAATATGTACTAGAAGCTGAAAAAGAATTTGGAGTTGAAGAAGGAAGAACTCTTTTAATGGCAGCATTAGAAAGTCCAAAAGGAATTTTAAATGCTTATGAAATTGTAACTGCTTCTGATAGAATGTTTGGCTGTGCAATTTCTGGTGGAGATTTTAGAAAATCCATGCATGTACAAATAGAAAAAGGTGGAATAGAAATGTTAACTGCAAGAGGAAATATGCTTTTAGCTGCAAGAGCAGCAGGAGTACAATGTTTTGATACAATGTTTCCAAATGTAGATGATATGGAAGGATTCAAAGAAGAAGTTATACAAAATCATAAAATGGGATTTGATGGAAAAAGTATTATAAGTCCAAAACATATTAGATTTGTACATGAAACTTTTGCTCCAACACAAAAAGAAATTGCTTATGCTGAAAAATTAATTAATTCTTTTAATGAACAAGCCGATTCAGGTATTGGAGTTTATACTGTTGATGGAAAAATGGTTGACTTACCTTTCTTTGAAGATGCTAGAAGAATTATTGCATTAGCAAAGGCTTGTGGAGTTTATCAAGGTAATTTATAAAGGGGTGAAAATATGTTAAATAAAGTAAACAGAGAAATTCCAGACGAATTTTTAAAAAATGGTAAAGAAGTTTATCAAGGTAAATTTTATATGGATGGGAAATATGTAAAAAAAGCTGCTCCTACAACTAAAATATTTGAAAAACCAGTTGACAGTAAACTTTGTTCTAGTATTCGTGAAGCTTGTGAAAGATGTGGAGCAAAAGATGGTATGACAATTTCATTTCATAGTGAACTTAGAAATGGAGACTATGTTATGTCTATGGTAACAAAAGTTCTTATTGAAGAAATGGGGTTAAAAGATTTAACTGTTGCAGCTACTTCATTGGGAGATGCACAAGATTTAATAGCTGATTATATAGAACAAGGAAAAATTATAGGAATACAAACTTCTGGTATTCGTGGAAGAATTGGTGAAGTAGTTTCTGCTGGAAAACTAAAAACTCCTGCAATAATAAGAAGCCATGGTGGTAGACCAAGAGCTATTGAAGCTGGAGAAGTTCATATAGATATAGCATTTATGGCAGCATCTACTTCTGATAATCAAGGAAATTCAAAGGGGACAGGTGGAAAAAATGATTTCGGTTCTATGGGATTCGGAATGCATGACCCATTATATGCTGACCATACAGTAATAATAACTGATACCTTAGTTCCTTATCCTAATGTTCCTTGCTCAGTGGATGCAATAAATGTAGATTGTGTTGTAGTGGTTGATGAAATAGGAAATAATAAAAAAATCCAAACAAAAGAAGCAAGAATGACTGATAATCCAAGAGAATTAATGATGGCAGAAAATGTTGCAAATATTATAGCTGCTACTCCATATTTTAAAGATGGCTTTTCATTCCAAACAGGAGCAGGTGGTCCTTCACTTGCAGCAACAAGATTTTTAGAAAATCATATGCGTGAAAAAGGAATAAAAATGAATATGGCTCTTGGAGGAGTAACAAATTCAATTTGTGAATTAATGGATAAAGGATTAGTAAATCACATCTTTGATACACAAAACTTTGATTTAGGAGCTGTAAAACATCTAGCTGAAAATCCTAATCACCATGAAATTAGTATTAGTCAATATGCTAATCCTGCAAATAAGGGTGCATTTGTTAATATGCTAGATTTCGTAGTATTAAGTGCATTAGAAATAGATACTAATTTCAATGTAAATGTTATAACAGGTTCTGATGGAGTATTAAGAGGAGCACCAGGAGGACACCCTGACACATCAGCTGGAAGTAAATGTTGTATTATAGTCACTCCTTTAACTCGTGGTCGTATGGCTACTGTTTGTGAAAATGTTGTAACTATTACTACACCAGGAGATTGTGTTGATATATTAGTAACTGACTATGGTATAGCAGTGAATCCTCTAAGACAAGATTTAGTTGAATGTCTTGATAAAGCTGGAATTAAACATGTATCTATTGAAGAATTAAAAAATAAAGCTTACTCTCTTGTAGGAACTCCTTCTGATTTAAAATGGGAAGATAAAGTTGTCGCTATTGTTGAAGCAAGAGATGGAACTATACTTGATGTTGTAAGAAAAATTAAACCTTATACTTTGGATTAAAAAATTAGTAAGGGCTGTTGCAAAAAACTATCTAATTTTGTAACAGTCCTTTGTTTATTAAAATTAAATTTTATATGGAGGTAAAAATGGAACTGCAAATTATATCATTACTTTTTTTAATCTTTGCAATAGTAATTGGTTTTGTAAAAAAAATAAATGTTGGATTAGTTGCCTTAGGTGTCGCCTTACCTCTTAGTATGATAGGAAAAATTAAACCTAATGTAATTTTTTCTGGTTTTCCAAGTAAGTTATTTTTGACTTTATTAGGAACTATGTTTTTCTTTTCAATTTTACAAGAAAACAAAACTTTGGAAATACTTTCTAAAAAAGTAGTTCTTTTAGTTGGAAAAAGAGCATATTTAGTTCCTATTATCATATATATAATTTCTTATTTTCTTTCAGCAGCTGGTCCAGGTGCAATATCAGTTCAATCAATTATGGTAATCTTAGCAGTTTCTCTTGCTGTTGAAATGAAAATATCTATTATCCTTATGGGAGCTTTATCAATCCTTGGGGCAGTTGGTGGAACAACTTCTCCCATAGCATTAACTGGAATTATAGTTGCTGATTTAACTTCAAATATGGAAGTTCCACAAGTTGTAAATTCTGTTTTTTTAGGAGTAAGTCTAGCTAATTTTATTTGTGCTATTATCTTATATGTATTTCTAAAAGGTTATAAAATAAAAATTGATATAAAAGCAACTAATGAAAATTTGAAATTTAACAGGGAACAAAAAATAAGTTTAGTTTCTTTATTATTTTTAATAATTGTAGTTGTTGGTTTTCAATATGATGTGGGACTTGTTTCATTTTTTCTTTCTATTATCTTAATTCTATTAAAAGTTGGAGATGAAAAAGCAGCAATAAAAAAAATTCCTTGGGGAGTTTTAATTTTAATATCAGGGGTAAGTGTTTTGATGAATGTAACAAAAACTATGGGTGGAATAGATCTTCTTGCAGATATTTTATCTTCAATGATGAATGATAAAACCGCTCCTTCTATAATTGGATTGACTGCTGGTTTGATGTCATGGTTTAGTTCAGCAAATGGTGTGGTTTTCCCTACACTTATTCCTACTGTTTCTAAAATTGTTGCTGATATTGGTGGAAATATAAGTGCTATTGAACTTATTATTGCTATTGTTGGTGGTGCAACAGTTGCTGGTATAAGTCCTTTATCTACTGGTGGAAGTTTAATTTTAGCTGCATATAGTCAAGAAACTGATTCAACTGAAAAAGACGAACAAAATCTTTTTGCAAAATTATTTATTACATCGTTTTTTGTAGTTATCATAATAACTATTTTTGCATTTTTAGGTATCTTTAAGATATTTTCTTAAATTTAAAAGAGGTGGTAGATATGAAACAATTTGCTTATGTTGGTTGTAGAACAACAAAAGAAAGAAATGCCAGAGGAAAAGGAATAAGTAGCTATGAAATAGATAATAATAAATGGACTTTAAAAGAGATTGTTAATTGCATTGAAGAAAACCCTTCTTTTTTATGTTTTGATGAAAAAAAAGAATTTTTATATACAATCCATGGGGATAAAAGCAGTATATCATCTTATAAAATAAATTCAAATGGAAGTTTGGATTATATAAATAGTGTATCAACAGCTGGACTTAATCCTGTTCATTTGACAGTAGATAAAACTAATAAGTGGGTTTTTGTAGCTAATCTTCAAAGTGGTTCAATTTCAATAATTCCTAGAAATACAAATGGAAGTTTAAAAACTGTCAAGGAAATTTATTTTATTAGTGGAAAAGAAATTAATACAATATCTCATCCTCATCAAGTTTTTTTAGATAGAAGTGGAAATTATTTGTTAGTTCCATGTCAAGCTAGAAAAGAAGGAAAAGGACAAATTTCAGTTTTTAAAATAAATCATACAAAAGGAATTTTAGAAAAAGTTCATGTTTCTTTTACAAGAGAAAATGCTGAGCCTAGACATTTAGTTTTTTCCCAAAATAACAAATTTTGCTATTGTGTAAACGAAAAAGATTTTTCAATTACATTTTATAAATTTGATGAAAATACTGGGATATTAACTGCTGAGCAAATTCTTCCCACTCTACCAGAAAATTATACTGAGGATGGCTGGGCTAGTGGAATTGTTTTAGATCCAACAAATAAATTTGTTGTTGTATCCAATAGAAAACATGATAGTATTTCTTCCTTTAAAATAAATGAGGAGACTGGGAAGTTATCCTATTGTGACAATATAAAAACAGATGGAAAGCAACCTAGATATATAATATCTAATTATATAACAAACAGTATCTGGGCAGCTAATGAAAATTCAGATACATTAACAGAATTTTTACTTAATGAAAATGGATATTTTAAAATTATAGAAAGAAATATTAATACTGAAAGTCCAGTATGTTTAATATTTAAATAAAATTTTTATACTACACTTTAATTTTTATATAGTTTAAGGTGTAGTTTTTTATTGACAAAAATTTAAAAAGTTATACTATGTTTATAGGGTTAAGATTAGGAGGAAAATAATGGAAAATAAAAAAGTTAAAGTTTCAGCATTAAATTTAGTTCCTCAATTTCAAGGTGAAACTACAATAGAAGCTATAAATAGAGTAGCAGAATTAAGATTATCTTATTCTTTTGCCACTCACTTTGCACCTGCTATGTGTGAAGAAGCTCAAAAATTATATACTGTTGCTCAACAAAGTTCAATTAGATTATTGAGAGATGAAAAAGGTTTGTATCCTTTGGTTGATGAAAATTTTGAGGAAAACTTAAATTTAACTTCTGCTGAAAAAATATTCCTAAAATCAAGAATGGGAATAAACTTAATGGGAGCAAAAGAAACAATGGCTAAAACTTGGAAAGAAATTAAAGAAAAATTTAATCCTGATGAAATAATTGCAGTAAGTTATATGTTAAAATTAGAACAATTAAAAAAATCATATAAGATATTAAAGGAAGTTATAGAAAACAACTAGGAGTGAAAAAATGAATAGAGATGAAAAATTAAAAAAGCTTATTGAAGAAATAAAAAATGATGAAGAAAATAAAAAATATACAGAACAGGGAATAGATCCTCTTTTTTCTGCACCTAAAGAAGCTAGAATAGTTATAGTAGGACAAGCACCTGGAATAAAAGCTCAGGAAAATAGACTATATTGGAAAGATAAGAGTGGAGATAAGTTAAGAATTTGGACAGGAATAGATGAAAAAACTTTTTATAGTTCTAATTTACTTGCTATCATACCTATGGATTTTTATTATCCAGGAAAGGGGAAAAATGGAGATTTACCTCCAAGAAAAGATTTTGGAGATAAATGGCATAATAAAATTTTAGAATTGCTACCTGATGTTGAGCTTTTTATATTAGTTGGAAAATATGCTCAAGGATTTTATTTGAAAGGCAAGCTAAAGGATAATTTAACAGATACTGTTCATGCCTATAAGGAATATTTACCCAAATTTTTTCCAATAGTTCACCCTTCACCTTTAAACATTAGATGGTTAAAGAAAAATCCTTGGTTTGAAGAAGAAGTTGTGCCTACATTAAAAGAAATGGTAACAAAAATTATGAGCAGATAATAGTAAATTTTTCTTGAAATTAAAAATATATAAATTTTCTTTTATTATAATATAATCAACTACTTGACAGCCATTAATGTTTTTCGAGCTCCACAAAGGCTCTCCAAACATTAATGGACGTCGCAGTAGTTTCATTTAAAGGTTATTTAATATTCTTTCAAGAAAAATTTTTATTTATATTAAAATTTAGAATATAAGTGTAATTTTTGTTCCTTTTCCCAATTGACTTTCAATATGGATGTCAATATTAAGTAAAGTAATAATTTCTTTTACAATAGAAAGTCCTAAACCATAGCTTTTTATTTCTCTATTTCTTGCCTCATCTTCTCTATAAAATCTTTCAAAGATATGAGGTAAGGCCTCTTTTGATATTCCTACACCGAAGTCTTCTATAATAACTTCTATTTTCTTTTCTTTTTTTAATTCAACATTTATTGGATTATTATTTCCATACTTTATAGCATTTTCTATAAGATTTTTAAATAAAAGTTTTAAAAGAGCTGCATCTGAATTCATAGAAATATCAGAACCATTATAATTAATTTTTTGTCTAGGATATACCAAAATTAGATTATTAATTGTATCTTTTAAAATACTATTTAAGTTTACACTATGTTTATCTATAATTAAGTTTTTACTTTTAGCAAGAAATAAAAGTTTTTCCACTAATTCCTGCATATTTTGAGTTTCTGCTTTTAAGGTAACCAAACTTTCCCCTAGAACTTTTTTATCATCTTTTCCCCAATCACTAAGCATTTCAATATAACCTTTTAAAACAAAAATTGGAGTTTTAAGTTCATGTGAAGCATTATTAACAAAATCCATTTGTAACTGAGAGTGTTCTTTAAGTCTTATTAACATATTTTTAAAAGATTTTTGTAATATACTAAATTCTATAAAATTTTCCTCATCATGTATTCTTATTTCAGAGTCTAAGTTATAATCTTGTGTAAAAATTCTTAAATTATCAAGAGAATTTTTAAATTTACCATAAAATTTTTTTTGTATTTTTATAATTATTAATAAACAGAAAAATAAGAAAAACAAAAAACTTCCAAAAGTATAAATAATTAAAAGTCTATTTTTGGCAATTCTTTTAGTAATTTTAACTTCTATTGGGTCATATCCCTTAGGTTGATAAGTTTTTGTAACAGAGTAATAATCCAAAAA
Encoded here:
- a CDS encoding HAD family hydrolase; translation: MSNIIAVIWDFDKTLVDGYMQDPIFEKYSVDAKEFWEEVNSLPDKYWNEQKVKVNKDTIYLNHFINKTKEGIFKGLNNDLLFELGKELKFYKGIPEIFEKTKEIIKQNSTFQEYNIKVEHYIVSTGMKNMIEGSTIKKHVDGIWGCELIQSLDENGNFEISEIGYTIDNTSKTRAIFEINKGINKNPEYDVNAKIKEGNRRVLFKNMIYIADGPSDVPAFSLIKKGGGSTFAIYPKSDLKAFQQVEKLREDNRVDMYAEADYSEGTTTYMWITNKIEELAQNIVNEEKSKLEASISDSPKHLT
- a CDS encoding AbrB/MazE/SpoVT family DNA-binding domain-containing protein; this translates as MTLLSTISKWGNGQGIRLPKTLLDLLKWENNDKLEIIVEDENIRIKKITPSKKRKNIKELFANYEKEYKTQEIDWGEPEGKEIW
- a CDS encoding type II toxin-antitoxin system PemK/MazF family toxin, with amino-acid sequence MVKQGDIIKINFNPQAGHEQAGYRPAVIVSNDFFNKKTNLTIVCPITNTISDFPLHVKLDERTTTTGVILCEYLKALDINKRTYKIIEPLPKDILEQVIDIIFAEIEIEN
- the citX gene encoding citrate lyase holo-[acyl-carrier protein] synthase, translating into MQGIEVGIDEVLLSREKRVAIQNEMIKKYNLPVISFTMNIPGPIKTNNEIKNAFDIGKNLILEKLKENNIEILEIQELNENTGNELFVSANSSAEKIKDITVTIEENSELGRLFDIDVIDVDFEKLSRKSFRKCLICEEQAQECGRSRKHSVEDLQKKVEEILSKGAN
- the citC gene encoding [citrate (pro-3S)-lyase] ligase, whose product is MTISKIYPNDKRSLKLIDELLAKEEIRKDANLDYTCAMFDDDMNIIATGSCFKNTLRCLAVDNSHQGEGLMNQIVTHLVDYEFSRGLTHLFLYTKNKSMKFFKDLGFFEIVNIENQIVFMENKRTGFSDYLDNLKKDMKEGKNIASLIMNANPFTLGHQYLVEKASSENDVLHLFIVSDDSSLVPFEVRKKLVIEGTKHLKNICYHETGDYIMSSATFPSYFQKDEVAVIESQANLDIEVFTKIAKVLNINRRYVGEEPNSLVTNIYNQTMLKKLPENNIECIVVPRKKYSDNVISASTVRQIIKNGNLEDLKNLVPETTYNYFLSDEAKAVIDKIRSQDNVVHY
- a CDS encoding LysR family transcriptional regulator; translated protein: MTERDFEILEVLNKTKNITHAADLLYINQSALSKRIIAIEEELGVTLMIRSRQGIHFTSEGEKVLHYTQEAKKQLELMRIDLKEGSKVVSGTLKAGISINYSQYNLPQILSEYKKKFPNVTTHITTEYSRNIFLKIANGEVDIAVVRGEFPWNENKILLEEENICLIYNNQDIGKDLSDFQYIGRRTDITFEREMAQWLRENDLKIKKDGIYVDNINTCVEMVNQGLGWAIVPEICLKNFKGQIKPLVFKNGEAFTRSTYLLYSNSVSKLPQVREFIKIIQNRK
- the citD gene encoding citrate lyase acyl carrier protein, encoding MEIKKVALAGTLESSDVQVTVEPFNKGVNFSLESSVMNQYGQQIKDTVLETLDRLGVKNVKINVIDKGALDCTIKARVECAVLRACEASDKNIAWGGMIK
- a CDS encoding aldolase/citrate lyase family protein, yielding MITRKKPEKFRLRRTMMFMNAQKPSLIKDAYIYGCDSIIMDLEDAVAENQKDAARFSLYHALKTIDYGDTEVIVRINGLDTPHWQEDIRCVVAAGADGIRIAKCESAEDVKLVEKYVLEAEKEFGVEEGRTLLMAALESPKGILNAYEIVTASDRMFGCAISGGDFRKSMHVQIEKGGIEMLTARGNMLLAARAAGVQCFDTMFPNVDDMEGFKEEVIQNHKMGFDGKSIISPKHIRFVHETFAPTQKEIAYAEKLINSFNEQADSGIGVYTVDGKMVDLPFFEDARRIIALAKACGVYQGNL
- the citF gene encoding citrate lyase subunit alpha is translated as MLNKVNREIPDEFLKNGKEVYQGKFYMDGKYVKKAAPTTKIFEKPVDSKLCSSIREACERCGAKDGMTISFHSELRNGDYVMSMVTKVLIEEMGLKDLTVAATSLGDAQDLIADYIEQGKIIGIQTSGIRGRIGEVVSAGKLKTPAIIRSHGGRPRAIEAGEVHIDIAFMAASTSDNQGNSKGTGGKNDFGSMGFGMHDPLYADHTVIITDTLVPYPNVPCSVDAINVDCVVVVDEIGNNKKIQTKEARMTDNPRELMMAENVANIIAATPYFKDGFSFQTGAGGPSLAATRFLENHMREKGIKMNMALGGVTNSICELMDKGLVNHIFDTQNFDLGAVKHLAENPNHHEISISQYANPANKGAFVNMLDFVVLSALEIDTNFNVNVITGSDGVLRGAPGGHPDTSAGSKCCIIVTPLTRGRMATVCENVVTITTPGDCVDILVTDYGIAVNPLRQDLVECLDKAGIKHVSIEELKNKAYSLVGTPSDLKWEDKVVAIVEARDGTILDVVRKIKPYTLD
- a CDS encoding SLC13 family permease, coding for MELQIISLLFLIFAIVIGFVKKINVGLVALGVALPLSMIGKIKPNVIFSGFPSKLFLTLLGTMFFFSILQENKTLEILSKKVVLLVGKRAYLVPIIIYIISYFLSAAGPGAISVQSIMVILAVSLAVEMKISIILMGALSILGAVGGTTSPIALTGIIVADLTSNMEVPQVVNSVFLGVSLANFICAIILYVFLKGYKIKIDIKATNENLKFNREQKISLVSLLFLIIVVVGFQYDVGLVSFFLSIILILLKVGDEKAAIKKIPWGVLILISGVSVLMNVTKTMGGIDLLADILSSMMNDKTAPSIIGLTAGLMSWFSSANGVVFPTLIPTVSKIVADIGGNISAIELIIAIVGGATVAGISPLSTGGSLILAAYSQETDSTEKDEQNLFAKLFITSFFVVIIITIFAFLGIFKIFS
- a CDS encoding lactonase family protein gives rise to the protein MKQFAYVGCRTTKERNARGKGISSYEIDNNKWTLKEIVNCIEENPSFLCFDEKKEFLYTIHGDKSSISSYKINSNGSLDYINSVSTAGLNPVHLTVDKTNKWVFVANLQSGSISIIPRNTNGSLKTVKEIYFISGKEINTISHPHQVFLDRSGNYLLVPCQARKEGKGQISVFKINHTKGILEKVHVSFTRENAEPRHLVFSQNNKFCYCVNEKDFSITFYKFDENTGILTAEQILPTLPENYTEDGWASGIVLDPTNKFVVVSNRKHDSISSFKINEETGKLSYCDNIKTDGKQPRYIISNYITNSIWAANENSDTLTEFLLNENGYFKIIERNINTESPVCLIFK
- a CDS encoding LLM class oxidoreductase, with amino-acid sequence MENKKVKVSALNLVPQFQGETTIEAINRVAELRLSYSFATHFAPAMCEEAQKLYTVAQQSSIRLLRDEKGLYPLVDENFEENLNLTSAEKIFLKSRMGINLMGAKETMAKTWKEIKEKFNPDEIIAVSYMLKLEQLKKSYKILKEVIENN
- a CDS encoding uracil-DNA glycosylase family protein, with translation MNRDEKLKKLIEEIKNDEENKKYTEQGIDPLFSAPKEARIVIVGQAPGIKAQENRLYWKDKSGDKLRIWTGIDEKTFYSSNLLAIIPMDFYYPGKGKNGDLPPRKDFGDKWHNKILELLPDVELFILVGKYAQGFYLKGKLKDNLTDTVHAYKEYLPKFFPIVHPSPLNIRWLKKNPWFEEEVVPTLKEMVTKIMSR